From a region of the Mobula hypostoma chromosome 6, sMobHyp1.1, whole genome shotgun sequence genome:
- the LOC134348780 gene encoding gamma-crystallin S-1-like gives MDWAISIMFCSAFHSRALVFPYLAMMQPGLVIVTRIIFYEDRNFQGWHYECSSDCADLSPYFSRCNSIRVESDWWVLYERPNYMGYQYVLSRGKYLDYQRWIGFNDCVKSCRSYPYYRVGNYRMSIYERPDFAGQMMEFMDDCPSVYDRFRYRDIHSCQVMDGYWIFYEHPNYRGRQYFLRPGEYRRYSDWGGYNSMIGSFRRMRDF, from the exons atggactgggcaATATCCATTATGTTTTGCAGtgctttccattcaagggctttggtgtttccatacctggccatGATGCAGCCGG GGTTAGTTATTGTAACCAGA ATCATCTTCTACGAGGACAGGAACTTCCAGGGTTGGCACTATGAGTGCAGCTCCGACTGTGCCGACCTCTCCCCTTACTTCAGCCGCTGTAACTCCATCCGTGTTGAGAGTGACTGGTGGGTGTTGTACGAGAGACCCAACTACATGGGATACCAGTATGTCCTGAGCAGGGGAAAGTATCTTGACTACCAGCGCTGGATAGGATTTAATGACTGTGTCAAGTCCTGTCGCAGTTACCCATAT TACCGAGTTGGAAACTACAGGATGAGTATTTACGAGAGGCCTGACTTTGCGGGacagatgatggaattcatggacGACTGTCCCTCTGTCTACGATCGTTTCCGTTACCGTGACATCCACTCCTGTCAGGTGATGGATGGCTACTGGATCTTCTATGAACATCCCAACTACAGAGGCCGACAGTACTTCCTGAGACCCGGGGAATACAGGAGATACAGTGACTGGGGCGGCTACAACTCAATGATCGGGTCCTTCAGGCGCATGAGAGACTTCTAA